A single region of the Winslowiella toletana genome encodes:
- a CDS encoding toxin VasX, translating to MSNAKGCQFCRRYGLSVLPVRPAVMEKGDRLPTPPGSITVAVEGEADYTARLMRQGYLYILAERSQRWMNYYATGDGYFYPLPEGGSVPPRVESGEMKSCITQPAELATASLVTLPVSG from the coding sequence ATGAGCAACGCGAAGGGATGCCAATTCTGCCGGCGCTACGGTTTATCCGTCTTACCGGTTCGTCCGGCAGTCATGGAAAAAGGCGACAGGCTGCCGACGCCGCCAGGCAGCATCACTGTGGCGGTGGAAGGCGAGGCCGACTACACCGCCCGGCTGATGCGGCAGGGCTATCTGTATATCCTGGCGGAACGCTCACAGCGCTGGATGAACTATTACGCCACCGGCGACGGTTATTTTTATCCGCTGCCGGAAGGCGGCAGCGTACCACCGCGCGTGGAAAGTGGGGAGATGAAATCCTGTATCACCCAGCCGGCAGAGCTGGCCACCGCGTCGCTGGTGACGCTGCCGGTGTCTGGATGA